The DNA window TATCCGGGTATTTTAACGATCTGGTTACTTACGGTACTTTTAACACAGGATTAGGAATTGTAAAAACCGACATAAAATTCAGTTCGGATAAATCTAAAGGAAGTTATAATTACTCGGGAGTTATAAAGACTAATGAGTTTAATCTTGGCAGACTTCTAGACAATGAAGATAAATTTGGGAAGACATCTTTAAATTTAGATATTAAAGGAAACTATATCAAAGGTTTAAAGCCAACCGTTTCAATGAAAGGATTAATTGCTTTATTGGAATATAACGGCTATGAATATAAAAACATTAAGCTCGACGGTTTATATAAAAACGGAGGATTTGACGGTAAAGCAGCGATGAACGATGACAATGGAAACGTCTTTATAAATGGTCGTTTTAATCTATCTCAGAAGGTTCCTACATTTAATCTTCACGCAGACATCCAGAATGTACGTCCAAACAATCTTCACCTGACAAACAAATACAAGGATGCAGAATTCTCATTGAGTGTTGATGCAAACTTTACCGGACACTCAATCGATGATATGATAGGAGAAATCAACGTGGATAGTTTTGCCTTTGTCAGCCCTGAAAAAAATTACTTTATGAGCAATCTAAATATTGCTGCCAAAAGAATTAACGGAAAGAAAAGTCTGGAACTGAATTCAGAATTCATAAAAGCAAAGGTTGAAGGTAACTATTCATACCAAACTATTCCTGTGAGCATAATGAAGACTGTAGAAAGATACATTCCATCCCTGCTTACCGTAAACAAGAAATACAAAGAACCTCATAACGATTTTAATTTTGATATTCAGATTTACAATACAGATATTCTGCAAACTGTTTTTGATATTCCTTTAAATGTGTACAAACACAGTTCTATTAAAGGTTATTTTAATGACAATGACAGAAAATTGAAAATAGATGGATATTTCCCGGGAATACAATATAAGAACAACTACATTGAATCCGGAATTATCCTTTGTGAAAATGCAGAAGATCAGTTTAAGTGTCAGGTTAGAGCTAGCAAAAGGATGAAGAACTCTACTGTCAACTTAGCACTGGTAGCTTTGGCTCAGAACGATAAAGTTCATACAGCAATTAACTGGGGAAATAATGCAGCTCAAACCTATAGCGGTAATTTCTCAGCTATTACCAACTTCTTTAAAACCGCCGGAGAAAAGCCTATTCTACAAGCCAAGATTGATATACAGCCAACAGAAGTTATCCTGAACGATACAGTATGGAACATACATCCTTCACACATAGAACTAGATTCTGGACGAGTGTATGTAGATAATTTCCTATTCAAGCATAAAGATCAGTACCTGCGTATCAATGGTAAAGCTACCAGGAATGCCAATGACACAGTAAAAGTAGAACTGAAAGATATCGGCATTGGCTATATTTTTCAGCTTGTAAATTTAAAATCGGTTGATCTCAACGGAAAAGCTACTGGTATGGCATATGCCAGTGGAGTAATGAAAAACCCGGAGCTGAATACAGATCTTTTCGTAAAAGACTTCTCTTTCAATAAGGGGGTAATTGGTGATATGAATATCCACGGTGAATGGGATAATAAATCTAATAACGGAGTTCTTGTTGAAGCAAAAATTCAAGAGCCAAACCTATCCGAGACTAATGTGAAAGGATATATTTCACCTCAAAAGAAAGGACTTGATTTACATTTCGATGCTCACAACACCAATGTGGCATTCCTGCAAGAATACCTGAAAAGCATTGCCTCTAATATCAAAGGCCGTGCTTCGGGAAATGTGAGATTATTCGGACTGTTTAATGCACTGAATCTGGAAGGTAATGTCTTTGCCGATGCTTCTTTCAAGGTTAATATTCTGAATGCCAACTATGCATTTAAAGATTCAGTTAAGATTACTCCTACCGAGTTTTCCGGTAAGAATATAAAGATTCACGATTTGGAAGGACATAACGGGACTGCTACTGTATCTGTACACCACGAGCATTTCAAAAACATGAATTACCGTTTGCAGGTAGATGTAAATAACATGTTGGTATACAACACCAAAGAGACGCCTGATTTACCATTCTATGGTACTGTATACGGCACAGGTAATGCCTCATTAGCAGGAGATAGCAATGGAATTAACATTGATGTTGCTATGAAGACAAACAGAAATACGAACTTCGTTTATATGTTGGCTACAACAACTTCGGCGGTTAATAATCAGTTTGTTACATTCGTTGATAAGACTCCAAAACGTAAAATTGAAGAAGATTCCACAGTAGTTGCTGATTATTTCCTTCAAAACATGGTGAAAGAGGCAGCAACCTCTTCATCTGATGTTCACTTGAATATGTCAATAGATGCTACACCAGATGCAACTATGAAGATTATTGTCGACCCTATTGCAAACGACTATATCATTGGTAAAGGATCGGGAAATATGCGAATGGAATACTACAACAAGGGTGATATAAAAATGTTTGGCAACTACACGATAGATCACGGTACATACAAATTCAGTCTGCAGGAGATTATTCGTAAAGACTTTACTATTAACTCGGGTAGTACCATTACCTTTAACGGAGATCCGTTGAATGCAAATCTTGATTTAAAGGCCAAATACACTGTAAATTCAGTATCTTTAAGTGATCTAGGCTCAGAAGTTCCCGAAGATCTTAAAAAATCAAACGTGAAGGTGAACTGTTTAATGGATATCAGTGGCAATATGCTGCATCCTACAGTGAAACTTGGCATTGAATTGCCAAATGAGAGTGAAGAGAAACAACGCATTGTGCAGAACGTTATCAGTACTGAAGACCAGATAAACATGCAAACGCTCTACTTATTGGGTATTGGTAAATTCTATACTCCGGATTATGCAACAGTTTCTCAGAACTCAAATGCAATGACTTCGGTATTATCTTCTACCCTTTCCGGACAGCTTAATAATATGTTGTCTCAGGTAATCAATAGTAGCAACTGGAATATTGGCGTTAATGGTAGCACAGGAACCAATGGGTGGACTGATATGGAATTCGAAGGAATGCTTTCCGGACAACTTCTGAATAACCGTCTGCTGATTAACGGTAACTTCGGGTATCGTGATAATCCTACTGTTACAACCAATTTTGTAGGGAACTTCGATCTGGAATATCTGCTTACTAACGAGATTCGTATGAAAGCTTACAACCAGTCGAACGACCGTTATTATACACGTACCACATTAAATACTCAGGGACTTGGTATCATGTATAAAAAGGATTTTGATACATGGAACGATTTATTGCCATGGAACCGTAAAAAGAAAAAAAGTACTGTTCTGCCTAATGACTCCATTCCTCCTGAACCACAACCAAAGGCTGTTCCTAAGTCGAAAGAAAAACGGGAACGAGAATAGATAGAAACAAAAAACAGAATCCAGATACAATTTTAAGTTTGTCTGGATTCTGTTTTTTAATTTGTAGAATATAGTGCCAACAGAGAAAACGGCTTTAAACCAATAATAGAGATAAACCAATTAAAAGTGATCTAATATTGAAAAAGATGACTTATTGAAAGAGATAGATTATTGAAATAACTTTTCCTGGTTTAACAACTATAGAGGTATCTACTAAAACGATGAACTTGCATTTACTGACATTCATATTTTTAAAGCATTTACAAGGAAGGCTCTGCCAAAACAATGACCTTGCATCCTTTTCAGCAGAGGAAATGGTTAAACTCACAAACATCTTCCCCTTCTCTGAAAAAACATTCAATCTAAAATTCAATCAGTTGCATTTAACACTTGAATTTAGGATTAAAGAACTGTTTTAATCATTAAAAGCATTCAATGCAACCGTAGGTTTACCACTGTTATCAAAAGCCCCCAGACTATAATTTTTCCAACCTCCATAAGCTTCAGGTTCCCAATAGAAAACCCCTATTCCTTTATTATTGCTTACCGATTTCGTTTTAGCTATAATATCCTTAAGAAAAGAATTACATGCAGTAGAAGAATCCCAGCTCATACCAACTTCGCAAACCATAACCTCCGAGCCATATCTGGCAACCATATCATTCATATTAATAAGGCACTGATCATTCATCGCAGACCAGTTTGTTGCCGAAGGATAAAGAGACATTCCTATCACATCCCATTTTCCTCCATTATTCTTCAAGCCGTCAAACAGCCAGCGAAATAATGAGTTATCATTTCCATTCTGAAGATGAATAATAACCTTGGCATTCGGGAATACAGATTTCACAGCATCGTATCCAGCGTTTGACAACTCTGCATAATTCTTCATATTTACTGAAGCTTTACCATCTTCCCACAACATACCATTCCCTGTTTCATTACCAACTTGCACCCATTCAGGAGTAATGCTGTTGGACTTCAGTTCGTTGAGTACATCTTTTGTATGATCGGCAACAGCAGTTTTCAGTTCACTAAGGTTATAACTTGTCCAGGCAGCCGGCTTGGTTTGTTTTCCCGGATCTGCCCAGGAATCACTGTAATGGAAATCAATCATTATACGCATATTCAGGCTCTTCGCCCGCTTAGCCTTTATCAGTAAATCTGCCTTATTACACCATCCGTCAGAAGGATTTACCCACACGCGTAATCTCAAAGCATTCATACCAAGACTTTTGAGCAAGGCCATTCCTTCCATAGCAGTGCCCGAAGCATTATAAAATTTCTTACCTGAAGCTTCCATTTCGGTAATCCAGCTCACATCGGCTCCTTTGGCAAAAGTGCCGATTTCGGGAGTAACAACTACTTCCTCGTTATCTTCCTTTGATCCGCAAGAGCTGGCGCTAAAGAATAAAAGAAATAATACAATGATTGATTTAATGTTTTTCATAAGTAATATATAGTTTTATAGATAGAACATAGGTACAAAAATAGAGTATTATATCAAACTTGTTTCAATATAGAAACAGAACTTATAATACAAAAAGTAACTATTTGAATAGAAAAAGGACAAGTATATTGTTTAAAAGTAGCTGTACATATTCCACGTATAATTATCAAGAAATGAATATTTCATTTCTTTAAGATTTAAAATTGCAAATAATAAATACTCTTATTCTAATTTCCCTTTCTTATATTTATATTAAAAGTCGGCGTTTTGTAGTCTTCTGGTAAATGTTCTGCAGGAATAGAAGATTGATTTCCATCTCTCAAAGCTCTATAATGAGGTGACATTATTTCGATACCTCTCTCATTGAAAACATCCTGTATATTTTGACGAAGATCTGAATATATAACGGCTTGCTTATTTGGCTCATTAATATACGCGTTTATTTCATAAGAGACATAAAAATCATCTAAACTTGTTTGCAATACAAATGGCTTAGGATCATGTAAAACAAATTCCGTTCTTAGAGATGCATCAATCAACGCCTGATGAACATCTTTCCATGGGACATCATACCCAATTGTAACTGTTGTGTAAATAATAAGTCCATTATTAACAGCATCGCGATTATAATTAATGGTGTGGCTTGCCATTACAATTGAATTGGGAATAGATATTATTTCATTTTTAATGGTTCTTATTCTTGTTACTAATAACGACTTCTCAATTACATCGCCTACTATTTCACCAATCTTCACCCTATCGCCAATAGTAAATAACCGCATATAAGTAATTACAAATCCAGCAACAATATTTGAAATAGAGCCACTTGATCCAAATGTAAAGAGAAATCCTAAAAAGACAGAAACACCCTGAAAAATATGTGAATCACTTCCCGGAAGATAAGGAAAAATAGCAACTAACATAAAAGCATAAATAAGTATCCGGATAATTTGATAAGTGGGATTTGCCCATTCCGGATAGAATGACGGCAATCGCAGATTTTCCTTTTCTATTTCTGTTTTCAGAAAATGAAAACCTTTCAGTATATAATGAAAAACAACAACAATAACAATAACTGTTATCAAATTAGGAAGATAATTCCAGAACCCTGTTGCTATTTTCTTTATGGGATTAACAATATAAAAGAAGAGAATATTAGCAAGATTTTCAGTCCATGGAAAAATGCTAAAAAGTATTGTCAAAGCAATATAAATTATCAATAAATAGATAAACCATTTAAAGATATTATTAATTGAAACAAGAATCCGGACTTGGCGGTCGGCGTCAAGCAAAGTATAATTCTTAATTTTTATTCCACTTACAATTTTACCTTTTTGCTTTATAATCTGAATAAAAGTCCACTTAAATAATTTACCGGAATAGAGAAGCCCTCCTCCCATTATTAAAAACACAAGTATTGCTAATCCTATGTTCTTTGCCAAAACGGGGAAACTTACTTCATCATTATGATGCATTACGGCGTTTCCTATTATTTCTTTATATTTATTTGCCAGTAGTTGTTTTGTAGAGTTATTCCATATAGCATCATTTTCTGTAACACTCATAATAATTTTATCACCATAAAACAAATCAACAGATGTTTCTGCATCGATTAATTTTAAAGAATCGGGCATAAAATTAAAAATATCACTTAAACCGTAGATCCTATTACTTACAGCTTTAGCTCTTTCTGCAGCAGTAAAACTACCTATTTTGCTATATATAATAAATAGAGTGTCTTTAAAAAAGCCCATCACCGGGTAGCCTTTAGCTGTGTGCTTCATTAAATCAATTTGTGCTTTTTTTTGAGCGAGTCTGTCTTTTTCTCTATTATTAAGTGCCTGAAGTTGTTTTTGGAGTTCCTCCTTTTTAAGATTATCCATTGTCTTTAAAGACTTTAGTTGCGCCTCTAAGTCTTTTCTTTGCACTGAATCGAGAATGCGTTGTTGCTCTATTTTAGCCAGTTTATTTTGATAATCATGCAATATTGCAGTATTTGAGGAGTCCTCTTTCTGCATTACAATATTATCTTGTGCCCTTAGAATTGAGGACGTACAAATAAAGAAAGAACAAACAAGTACAATTTTTATATTTTCTATAATCTTATTCATCGTCTACATCTGTTTTACTTTAACCAAATTGTTCAATACTCAAAAATATGCAAAATTAAATACAATTAGTTAACAATATAAGAAAAAATTTAATTCAGCTAAATATTCTCTTAAATGCAACAATGCCTTCCTGCAAAATACATCCATAAAAATGCAATTTGTAAGAAGGCATCGAAATAAAAACTTAGGCTTAGTACTTAAAAGGAGTTCCCTTTAAGTAGACTCTATAATCCTTAATCATTCCCGGACAACCTTTTTCTGCTCGTGGCAGATATCTGAAGCCTGTAACTACTGCATCCTTTCCAAGATCTATCACAACCTGATGAGGATAAGCTGCATTGTCTACCGCACTCCAGAATGTAGATTCCTGAAGATCGAAGATCTTGTCGGCTGTACGGTTACCGCTTCTGGTTTCTTCACTGTCGGCATAAAGGATCTTCCAGTTTTCACGGGATAGTGGCTGACCGTCGGCTCCCAATACGTGAAGCTCTGCAACAGAAGCTATATTGCTGCCATCGAAAGAGGATAATCCTTCCAGACAGAAATAGCGTCCTTGTACTTGCTTGTCGAACTTCACTTCCTGCCAACCATTACGAAGTGTAAATGCGCCTTGCGCTACAGCTGTTTCGTTTTGAAGTTCTAACTTCTGACCACTCTTACGGTGGGTTTCAGGAGCTTTTTCACGAAGCATATCCAGGATTGGCTTTTTCAAACCTTTCACTATGGCTTGCTGAGGACCTTTCAGGTCGAGAACAATAATCTCGTTCTCACCCTTCTTCAGCCAGCAGCCGGGCATGTAAAGTGTTTGCTGTGGACCGATCTCCCAGATTCTACCCATGGCATGTCCGTTTACCCAAACCATACCTTTACCCCAAGTCTGCATATCAAGGAAGGTATCCCCTGTTTCTTTCAAATTGAAGGTTGCACGGTAATAGGCAGGCATAGTCTGTTTGCCTTTTGCTGTATATTTCTTATTCTGAACAAATTTGTAATCAACCGGGAAGTTGTAGACTGTCCAGTTTTTCAAGTTAACGGCATTGCCATTTAAAAGTAGCTCTACCTTTTCGGTAATACCTTTACGATCGTGGATAGATTTATCGAAGTTTACACGTCCCATGGCTTCTACCAGGATATCCAGTCTGGCACCGGCTTTCAAGGCAGGAAGTGTAACGCTGTTTTCTCCGTGACGGCGATCCAGACGACCAATCAGTTTTCCATTGACAAAGATCTGAGCCCAGTCGTGCATTTCAGTAATCAGCAAGGTTGTTCCAGCTTTTACCTGAGGTAAAGTTGTGCGGTACAGAATAGTTCCCCATCCCTGATTGAACTGTTCCATTGGTTTGATATCCACACTATTTTTAGGAGCAGGAAGGTTGGCAAACAAAGGAGCAGCTGCTTCGAACTTGATTGCCGGAATTTCGATAACCGGATAGGCTGCAGGTACTTCAACAAGCTTTTCTCCAGGAGCTACATATTTGGAAAGAAGTTCACGTAACTGCCAGAACTTAGGTGTTGTCCATCCGGCTTCACTGATTGGAGCATCGTAATCATAAGAACTACACATGGCTGAGTATGCCGGATTGTTGGCACCTCCCCAATGACCGAAGGTGGTTCCTCCGTGAGTCATGTACAGACTGAAAGATATATTCTGATCGAGCATATCCTTTAGGCCGGCAACCATCGTTGCTCCGTCACGAGTCTCGTGCTTGCGTCCCCAGTGATCGAACCATCCCGACCAGAACTCACTACACATCAGTGGAGATTCCGGGCGAAGACTTTTCAGTTTCTTGAACTGACTCTCAATATTGGCACCAGTACCAAAGTTTACAGTCCACAACAAATCGTCCAATGCATTATTGGTAAAGTTAGAACTCCAGTCGCACTGAAAAAGCGGAACTTCGGTAAAGCCCGATTCACGAACGATATCTCTGATTGCACTTACATAAGGCTTGTCTGTGCCATAAGAACCATATTCGTTTTCTACCTGAACCATGATGATATTACCACCACGGGTAATCTGCAGATCAGCCAGTTGCTTGCCAATTTCCTTCATAAACTTGCGCACACGCTCCATGTAATAAGTATCAAGCGTACGAAGCTTTACGTCCTTCTTAAGCAACCACCAGGGCAGTCCGCCCATTTCCCACTCAGCACATACATACGGACCAGGGCGAACAATAACGTACATACCATGTTTCTGAGCCAGACGGCAGAAACGGGCTATATCTTTGTTGCCTGTAAAGTCAAACTCATCGGGATTCTGTTCGTGCAGATTCCAGAACACATACAGACAAAGGGTATTCATGCCAAGCGATTTACACATCTCAATGCGTTGCTCCCAATAAGCATCGGGAATACGCGGATAGTGTATCTCTGCCGCTTTAATAACAAAAGGCTTGTCGTTCAGCAGGAATGTGTTCTTGCCTGCTTTGAATGTTCCTCCTGCCGGCTGCGTCTGCGCGCTAGAACAGGCAGCCATGCTAAAAATCAACGTAAACAATAGGGATCTAAATAAATAATTCATACTATTAAATTAAATGTTCGTTTTATTATAGTGGGTATTACCCAACAACTTCTATTTTACTTCTGCCATTCACCGTTTTTTCTACCCTGACCTGCGTGGCAATATGTTCGTTCATCTCACTAACATGAGAGATTACACCAATTTTCCGACCTTGTGTCTGAAGTCGCTCAAGAGCATCCATGGCAACACCCAATGTTTCTGCATCCAGAGAGCCAAAGCCTTCATCGATAAACAAAGACTCCACCTTCATCCTATTCGATGACAGCGACGATAGTCCCAAAGCCAATGCCAGAGAGACCAAAAACGATTCTCCACCCGAAAGTGTATGCACACTTCTTATCTCGCCAAGCATATCCAAGTCGATAACTTCCAATCCCAATGTCTCGGGAATCCGTTTCAGTTCGTAACGCTTGGAAAGTTCCTGCAGATGCTTATTGGCGTAAGTAAGCAGCACATCGAGCGTGTAACCCTGAGCAATCTCCTTAAATTTAGAGCCGGAAGCCGATCCAAAGAGCTGATTAAGCTTCTTCCAGTTCTCGGCCAATGCCTCCTTTACAGGAAGTTCTTTCTCAATCTTCTTCACCTTTTCCTTGCCCTGCTTATGATTGGCAAAGGTTGCATCAATCGCAGCATCCCGCTTCAGCATAGCATCCAGTTGGGTGTTTGCATCCTGTAATTGAGTCTGCAGGTTATCCATTGATTCTTCTTCACCCTGCGGACGAACTTCGGCCGACTGATGTTGTTCCAGCTTCTTTTTACGTTCATTCAACGTAGCACTGATTGTAATTTCATTCTTCTTCAGCTGATCGAGAGCCCTCTTCTCATTAGTTAGCCATGTACTATCCTTCTGCAGGAGTTCGGCTAACAGTTCCAATGTAATTGCCCCATTCTTTTGTGCAATCCACTCTCCTACACTGTTTTGCAATATTTTGTTGCGCTCATCCAAGCGTTCAAGCATGACTGTAACCTCCTTGATTCCACCTTTCAGACTCTCGCTGTTTGCATTCAGCTTATTCAGCTCTTCACTCAATTTTCTGAATTCCTCTTCAACGCCCCTTTTCTTTTTTTGGAAAGCACCGGCCACCTCATCAGCCTTTTTTCCGTCCAGCAGTTTTTTCCTTTCAGCTGCCAGATCGTTATATTCAGTGCGATAATCAGCCAGCTTCTTAGTCTTTTCTTCCTCTCCCTTAATAGCCTCTTCCAAATTCTTTTTTTCTCCTGTAAGAGCCGTTTGCAGGTTTATACTCTTATCTTTTATCTGATTCAGTTCTACCTGATTATTAGACCATTCAGCTGCTAGCTTTTGAAGCTTTACTTGAAGCGTGCCTTGTTCAAAATCAGCTTTCCATGCGGGCAGAGCGACAAGATAAGAATCGGCATCGGCAAAGGCATCCTTGTATTGCTGAGTGTAGCTCTCAACCATCGTTGCAAGGCGGGTAATCTCCTTATTTGATTCCTCAATACCAGCGTTCAGCTCTTCCAATTGCTTCTTTACACTCTCTTTGGCACGGTTCAGTTCTACCTCTTCCAGATTAGCTTCACTGCTGACACCTTCTACACGCAACGGATGATGCAGACTCCCGCACACCGGACAAGCTACTCCGTCCGACAGTTTCTCGCGTAATGCAAGAATCTCTGCTGGCAACAGTTTATCCAGTCTTTCGGCCTCCTTTTGAAGGACTTCCAGCTTCTTTTTATCACCCTCCAGCACTTCCTTACGGCTTTTGAGTGTCTTTTCACTATTGATCGACTGCTTCATTGACGTTTGAGCCGTATTCAACAAGCTTAAAATCAGCTCTGTACGAGGAATTAGTTCCTTGTAGATACTTTGTGCTTCAAACCAGCTATCGAGTTCCTTTGCCCTTTTTAGCTCATTATCCAACAGCTTCTGAGTGGAAGCTAGTTTGCTTTCTGTTCGCTCTTTCAGAGCCTTGGAAGCATCAAATTCCTTCTTTGCCTGAACGCCATTGCGAGTAACCACCTCCAACTTAGCATCCAGTTCACGGGCACGAAGAATCTCCGGTTCAGCCTTCTCAAAGTCCTCATTTACCTTCAGTTGTTTAGCTTCACAAACTTTCAGATTCTCCCTGGCAATAGCAAGTAACTCAGCATTCTTCTTTTCGTCCTGAAGCTTTGTCTGCAGACTATTCCGATATGCAACACATTGCTTCTGAGAGTTCTGCAATTCGTTATACACATCGCGAATCTCCTGCACTTCATCCACCCTTGCCACATAATCGTATCTAGGTTTAGCTGCTTCAATAGCCGTTTTAGCCTCCCCAAGGAGAGTCTGTGCCTGCGATACTTCCTTAATAAGCTCCTGCTCCTGCTTAATCCAGCCAATCTTTTGGTTCAGAATTTCAGCACTCTTCTTTATCACTCCGGAACTTTCGGTAATCTGTTTTCGCTCCAGTTCCAAAGCCTCTATCTGCTCTTCCGTGAGCAATTCAATTCCTTTAATCTTATCTTTCAGCGCATTGAGTTCAGCATCCGCTTCCTGCGTTTTCCGATAAATAGACTGCGAGATACGCGAATAAACATTGGTACCCGTCAGTTTCTCGAGCAGCTCAGCCTTTTCTGTTGATTTCGCTTTCAGAAACGTGGCAAAATCTCCCTGAGCCAGTAACACGGCGCGGGTAAACTGATCGAACGTAAGACCAATGAGATCTACTATCTGTTTCAACAGCTCCGTCTTGGTGCCCTGTTCCTCCACTGTTGTTGTAAGATTGACAAGCTTGATGGAGACATTCCTCAGTCGCCCGGAGAACTTGCTTCCAGCCCGTCCCACCGTCC is part of the uncultured Bacteroides sp. genome and encodes:
- a CDS encoding translocation/assembly module TamB domain-containing protein; this translates as MAVIATEELENILHTELSIGRIDIGLMNRIIIDDVLLKDQSKKEMLKVARLSAKFEIMPLFKGKITIRSVQLFGFNIHLNKKTPKDNINCKFVFDAFASKDTTKKESKLDLRINSILIRRGTFNYDIFSEPQNPGKFNAKHIKLTNILANISLKALSKDSVNASIKRLSLNEQSGFELKKLSLKIAGNTKAARIENFAIALPQSNIKLAPINISFEDPKAFKNFTDEVSIFTRILPSSITLHDISPFVPALKNFRDELNIEMKINGTVNQFAVSDLKIRANDDLQILAGATFQDLTHPSDAYFLGDIKKLVINRAGMDFLVRNLVKNFSGTPDVLKRLGNMSFRGEVSGYFNDLVTYGTFNTGLGIVKTDIKFSSDKSKGSYNYSGVIKTNEFNLGRLLDNEDKFGKTSLNLDIKGNYIKGLKPTVSMKGLIALLEYNGYEYKNIKLDGLYKNGGFDGKAAMNDDNGNVFINGRFNLSQKVPTFNLHADIQNVRPNNLHLTNKYKDAEFSLSVDANFTGHSIDDMIGEINVDSFAFVSPEKNYFMSNLNIAAKRINGKKSLELNSEFIKAKVEGNYSYQTIPVSIMKTVERYIPSLLTVNKKYKEPHNDFNFDIQIYNTDILQTVFDIPLNVYKHSSIKGYFNDNDRKLKIDGYFPGIQYKNNYIESGIILCENAEDQFKCQVRASKRMKNSTVNLALVALAQNDKVHTAINWGNNAAQTYSGNFSAITNFFKTAGEKPILQAKIDIQPTEVILNDTVWNIHPSHIELDSGRVYVDNFLFKHKDQYLRINGKATRNANDTVKVELKDIGIGYIFQLVNLKSVDLNGKATGMAYASGVMKNPELNTDLFVKDFSFNKGVIGDMNIHGEWDNKSNNGVLVEAKIQEPNLSETNVKGYISPQKKGLDLHFDAHNTNVAFLQEYLKSIASNIKGRASGNVRLFGLFNALNLEGNVFADASFKVNILNANYAFKDSVKITPTEFSGKNIKIHDLEGHNGTATVSVHHEHFKNMNYRLQVDVNNMLVYNTKETPDLPFYGTVYGTGNASLAGDSNGINIDVAMKTNRNTNFVYMLATTTSAVNNQFVTFVDKTPKRKIEEDSTVVADYFLQNMVKEAATSSSDVHLNMSIDATPDATMKIIVDPIANDYIIGKGSGNMRMEYYNKGDIKMFGNYTIDHGTYKFSLQEIIRKDFTINSGSTITFNGDPLNANLDLKAKYTVNSVSLSDLGSEVPEDLKKSNVKVNCLMDISGNMLHPTVKLGIELPNESEEKQRIVQNVISTEDQINMQTLYLLGIGKFYTPDYATVSQNSNAMTSVLSSTLSGQLNNMLSQVINSSNWNIGVNGSTGTNGWTDMEFEGMLSGQLLNNRLLINGNFGYRDNPTVTTNFVGNFDLEYLLTNEIRMKAYNQSNDRYYTRTTLNTQGLGIMYKKDFDTWNDLLPWNRKKKKSTVLPNDSIPPEPQPKAVPKSKEKRERE
- a CDS encoding glycosyl hydrolase 53 family protein produces the protein MKNIKSIIVLFLLFFSASSCGSKEDNEEVVVTPEIGTFAKGADVSWITEMEASGKKFYNASGTAMEGMALLKSLGMNALRLRVWVNPSDGWCNKADLLIKAKRAKSLNMRIMIDFHYSDSWADPGKQTKPAAWTSYNLSELKTAVADHTKDVLNELKSNSITPEWVQVGNETGNGMLWEDGKASVNMKNYAELSNAGYDAVKSVFPNAKVIIHLQNGNDNSLFRWLFDGLKNNGGKWDVIGMSLYPSATNWSAMNDQCLINMNDMVARYGSEVMVCEVGMSWDSSTACNSFLKDIIAKTKSVSNNKGIGVFYWEPEAYGGWKNYSLGAFDNSGKPTVALNAFND
- a CDS encoding mechanosensitive ion channel family protein, encoding MNKIIENIKIVLVCSFFICTSSILRAQDNIVMQKEDSSNTAILHDYQNKLAKIEQQRILDSVQRKDLEAQLKSLKTMDNLKKEELQKQLQALNNREKDRLAQKKAQIDLMKHTAKGYPVMGFFKDTLFIIYSKIGSFTAAERAKAVSNRIYGLSDIFNFMPDSLKLIDAETSVDLFYGDKIIMSVTENDAIWNNSTKQLLANKYKEIIGNAVMHHNDEVSFPVLAKNIGLAILVFLIMGGGLLYSGKLFKWTFIQIIKQKGKIVSGIKIKNYTLLDADRQVRILVSINNIFKWFIYLLIIYIALTILFSIFPWTENLANILFFYIVNPIKKIATGFWNYLPNLITVIVIVVVFHYILKGFHFLKTEIEKENLRLPSFYPEWANPTYQIIRILIYAFMLVAIFPYLPGSDSHIFQGVSVFLGFLFTFGSSGSISNIVAGFVITYMRLFTIGDRVKIGEIVGDVIEKSLLVTRIRTIKNEIISIPNSIVMASHTINYNRDAVNNGLIIYTTVTIGYDVPWKDVHQALIDASLRTEFVLHDPKPFVLQTSLDDFYVSYEINAYINEPNKQAVIYSDLRQNIQDVFNERGIEIMSPHYRALRDGNQSSIPAEHLPEDYKTPTFNINIRKGN
- a CDS encoding beta-galactosidase, translated to MAACSSAQTQPAGGTFKAGKNTFLLNDKPFVIKAAEIHYPRIPDAYWEQRIEMCKSLGMNTLCLYVFWNLHEQNPDEFDFTGNKDIARFCRLAQKHGMYVIVRPGPYVCAEWEMGGLPWWLLKKDVKLRTLDTYYMERVRKFMKEIGKQLADLQITRGGNIIMVQVENEYGSYGTDKPYVSAIRDIVRESGFTEVPLFQCDWSSNFTNNALDDLLWTVNFGTGANIESQFKKLKSLRPESPLMCSEFWSGWFDHWGRKHETRDGATMVAGLKDMLDQNISFSLYMTHGGTTFGHWGGANNPAYSAMCSSYDYDAPISEAGWTTPKFWQLRELLSKYVAPGEKLVEVPAAYPVIEIPAIKFEAAAPLFANLPAPKNSVDIKPMEQFNQGWGTILYRTTLPQVKAGTTLLITEMHDWAQIFVNGKLIGRLDRRHGENSVTLPALKAGARLDILVEAMGRVNFDKSIHDRKGITEKVELLLNGNAVNLKNWTVYNFPVDYKFVQNKKYTAKGKQTMPAYYRATFNLKETGDTFLDMQTWGKGMVWVNGHAMGRIWEIGPQQTLYMPGCWLKKGENEIIVLDLKGPQQAIVKGLKKPILDMLREKAPETHRKSGQKLELQNETAVAQGAFTLRNGWQEVKFDKQVQGRYFCLEGLSSFDGSNIASVAELHVLGADGQPLSRENWKILYADSEETRSGNRTADKIFDLQESTFWSAVDNAAYPHQVVIDLGKDAVVTGFRYLPRAEKGCPGMIKDYRVYLKGTPFKY